The Chengkuizengella sediminis genome includes a region encoding these proteins:
- the mnmG gene encoding tRNA uridine-5-carboxymethylaminomethyl(34) synthesis enzyme MnmG, with translation MGYQAGEYDVIVIGAGHAGCEAALAAARMGCQTLLITINLDMVAFMPCNPSIGGPAKGHVVREIDALGGEMGRNIDKTYIQLRMLNTGKGPAVHALRAQADKFFYQNALKETIEKQDNLTLQQGMVEELIVENGVCVGVVTKTGAEFRSETVVLTTGTYLRGKVIMGEVIYESGPNNQQPSIKLSDCLKSLGFDLVRFKTGTPPRVHKDTIDFSKTEEQPGDKNPKHFSFETTKGIDKEQLPCWLTYTSRETHETINNNLSRAPMYSGVIEGTGPRYCPSIEDKIVRFSDKPKHQIFLEPEGRYTTEYYVQGLSTSMPEDVQLKILQSIPGLENVQMMRTGYAIEYDAVVPTQLWPTLETKRISNLYTAGQINGTSGYEEAAGQGIMAGINAARKVKGEEPVIIQRSQGYIGVLIDDLVTKGTNEPYRLLTSRAEYRLLLRHDNADLRLTPTGYEIGLIPESRYVKFMEKSKKIENELIRLKSTKIRPNPEVQQKLEEVNSTILNNSVDAASLLRRPEILYHHIELFSPSEIELSEEEKEQVEIQIKYSGYIEKQLVQVKRLRKMEKKKIPSDIDYDDVQGIAIEARQKLSDIRPISIGQASRISGVTPADISILLVYLEHYNKVVAARRG, from the coding sequence ATGGGGTATCAAGCTGGTGAGTATGATGTTATTGTCATTGGAGCTGGTCACGCTGGATGTGAGGCTGCATTAGCTGCTGCAAGAATGGGATGTCAAACATTATTAATCACGATTAATTTGGATATGGTCGCTTTTATGCCATGTAATCCTTCTATTGGAGGACCAGCAAAGGGCCATGTTGTTAGAGAAATTGATGCTTTAGGTGGAGAGATGGGTAGAAATATTGACAAAACTTATATCCAGTTAAGGATGTTAAACACTGGAAAGGGACCTGCTGTTCATGCATTGCGAGCACAAGCAGACAAGTTTTTTTATCAGAATGCTTTAAAAGAAACGATAGAAAAACAGGATAACTTAACTTTGCAACAAGGAATGGTAGAAGAATTAATTGTTGAAAATGGAGTTTGCGTCGGTGTTGTTACGAAAACAGGAGCCGAATTTAGAAGTGAAACAGTCGTTCTTACTACAGGTACTTATTTACGTGGTAAAGTCATCATGGGTGAGGTTATATATGAAAGTGGTCCAAATAACCAACAGCCTTCTATTAAGCTTTCTGATTGTTTAAAATCATTAGGTTTTGATTTAGTTCGATTTAAAACAGGAACTCCGCCTAGAGTTCATAAAGATACGATTGATTTTTCTAAAACAGAAGAACAGCCAGGGGATAAAAATCCTAAACATTTTTCATTTGAAACAACTAAAGGTATTGACAAAGAACAATTACCTTGTTGGTTAACCTATACATCGAGAGAAACACATGAAACCATTAATAACAATTTATCTCGTGCCCCTATGTATTCTGGAGTGATTGAAGGTACTGGTCCGAGATATTGTCCATCTATAGAAGATAAAATTGTGCGTTTTAGCGATAAACCAAAACATCAAATATTTTTGGAGCCTGAAGGAAGGTACACCACTGAGTATTACGTACAGGGATTATCAACTAGTATGCCTGAGGATGTTCAGTTAAAAATATTACAATCCATTCCTGGTTTGGAAAATGTTCAGATGATGCGAACTGGATATGCAATTGAGTATGATGCAGTAGTTCCAACACAGCTGTGGCCTACGTTGGAAACAAAAAGAATTTCGAATTTATATACTGCTGGTCAAATTAATGGAACTTCTGGATATGAAGAAGCAGCTGGGCAGGGGATCATGGCCGGTATTAATGCAGCCAGAAAAGTGAAGGGAGAAGAACCTGTTATTATTCAGCGTTCTCAAGGATATATAGGGGTTCTAATTGATGATTTAGTGACGAAAGGAACAAATGAACCCTATCGATTGTTAACTTCACGTGCAGAATATCGTTTATTGTTAAGGCATGATAATGCTGATTTACGTTTAACTCCTACTGGTTACGAAATTGGGTTAATACCAGAGAGCAGATATGTTAAATTTATGGAAAAAAGTAAAAAAATAGAAAACGAGCTTATTCGACTAAAATCGACAAAAATTAGACCTAATCCAGAAGTGCAACAAAAGTTGGAAGAAGTAAATTCCACTATTTTAAATAATTCAGTGGATGCAGCATCATTATTGCGTAGACCAGAAATTTTATATCATCATATTGAATTATTTTCACCTTCAGAAATTGAATTGTCCGAAGAAGAAAAAGAACAGGTAGAAATTCAAATTAAATATTCTGGATATATAGAAAAACAACTTGTCCAGGTTAAGCGTTTAAGAAAAATGGAGAAGAAAAAAATACCTTCTGATATCGATTATGATGATGTTCAAGGGATAGCTATAGAAGCAAGGCAAAAGCTTTCTGATATAAGACCCATCTCAATTGGGCAAGCTTCAAGAATATCTGGAGTAACACCTGCTGATATTTCTATATTATTAGTTTATTTAGAGCATTACAATAAAGTTGTGGCAGCGAGAAGAGGATAA